From Pseudomonas sp. B21-028, one genomic window encodes:
- the dut gene encoding dUTP diphosphatase gives MHALQAKILDPRIGNEFPLPQYATPGSAGLDLRAMLKQDTVLEPGQTLLIPTGLSVYIGDPGLAALILPRSGLGHKHGIVLGNLVGLIDSDYQGELMVSCWNRGQTAFNIAVGERIAQLVLVPVVQAHFELVEEFDESQRGAGGFGHSGSH, from the coding sequence ATGCACGCTCTACAAGCCAAGATCCTCGATCCTCGCATCGGCAACGAATTCCCGCTGCCGCAATACGCCACGCCGGGCTCCGCCGGCCTCGACCTGCGGGCCATGCTCAAGCAGGACACCGTCCTGGAGCCGGGCCAGACCCTGCTGATTCCCACCGGCCTGTCGGTGTACATCGGCGATCCGGGCCTGGCCGCGCTGATCCTGCCGCGTTCGGGCCTGGGCCATAAGCATGGCATCGTGCTGGGCAACCTGGTGGGCTTGATCGATTCCGACTACCAGGGCGAGCTGATGGTGTCGTGCTGGAACCGTGGCCAAACGGCCTTCAACATCGCAGTGGGTGAACGCATCGCCCAACTGGTGCTGGTACCGGTGGTCCAGGCCCACTTCGAACTGGTCGAGGAATTCGACGAGAGCCAGCGCGGCGCGGGTGGTTTCGGGCATTCCGGCAGCCACTGA
- a CDS encoding phospholipase D family protein, giving the protein MRSKPILPALLLVASLLGGCASVDITREPSQALPASESSFGRSVQAQAAPHEGRSGFRLLSNSTDAFTARAELIRNAQSSLDLQYYIVHDGISTRMLVDEVLKAADRGVRVRILLDDTTSDGQEQVISTLGAHPQIQIRLFNPLHLGRATGVTRSLGRLFNLSLQHRRMHNKLWLADNSMAIVGGRNLGDEYFDAEPHLNFTDIDLLSVGPVAEQLGHSFDQYWNSALSKPIEQFLSHRPTAKDLANSRLRLQESLEQTQKENHALYQQLTTYRTQPRLDIWRNELVWAWNQALWDAPSKVLAKDEPDPHLLLTTQLGPELAGVSKELIMISAYFVPGQPGLVYLTSRADAGVSVSLLTNSLEATDVPAVHGGYAPYRKALLQHGVRLFELRRQPGDTGGSSPHLFYSKSYGESDSSLHSKAIIFDRQKSFIGSFNFDPRSVLWNTEVGVLVDSPELADQVRELALQGMAPALSYQARLEDGKLVWTTEDNGKLHDLDREPGSWWRRFNAWFATTVGLEKML; this is encoded by the coding sequence GTGAGATCCAAACCGATCCTGCCTGCGCTACTGCTTGTCGCCTCACTGTTGGGAGGCTGTGCCAGCGTTGATATCACCCGCGAGCCTTCCCAGGCACTGCCGGCCTCCGAATCTTCATTCGGACGCTCCGTCCAGGCCCAGGCCGCCCCCCACGAAGGACGCTCGGGGTTTCGCCTGCTCTCCAACAGCACCGATGCCTTTACCGCCCGGGCCGAGCTGATTCGCAACGCGCAAAGCAGCCTGGACCTGCAGTATTACATCGTTCACGACGGCATCAGCACCCGGATGCTGGTGGATGAGGTGCTCAAGGCCGCCGACCGGGGCGTGCGCGTGCGGATCCTGCTGGACGACACCACCAGCGATGGCCAGGAACAGGTCATTTCGACCCTCGGCGCCCACCCGCAGATCCAGATCCGCCTGTTCAACCCGTTGCACCTGGGGCGCGCCACCGGCGTGACCCGCAGCCTCGGCCGGCTGTTCAACCTGTCGCTGCAACACCGGCGGATGCACAACAAGCTTTGGCTGGCGGACAACAGCATGGCCATCGTCGGCGGGCGTAACCTTGGGGATGAGTACTTCGATGCCGAACCTCATCTGAACTTCACGGATATCGACCTGCTCAGCGTCGGCCCGGTGGCCGAACAGTTGGGGCACAGCTTCGACCAGTACTGGAACAGCGCCCTGAGCAAGCCCATTGAACAATTCCTGTCCCATCGACCCACCGCCAAGGACTTGGCCAACAGCCGCCTGCGCCTGCAAGAGTCCCTGGAACAGACGCAAAAGGAAAACCACGCGCTGTACCAGCAGTTGACCACCTACCGGACCCAGCCGCGGCTGGATATCTGGCGCAACGAGTTGGTCTGGGCCTGGAACCAGGCGCTGTGGGATGCGCCCAGCAAAGTCCTGGCCAAGGACGAGCCGGATCCGCACCTGTTGTTGACCACGCAATTGGGCCCTGAACTGGCGGGCGTCAGCAAAGAACTGATCATGATCTCGGCTTACTTCGTGCCGGGCCAGCCGGGCTTGGTGTACCTGACCAGCCGCGCCGATGCCGGCGTGTCGGTCAGCCTGCTGACCAACTCCCTGGAGGCCACCGACGTGCCGGCGGTGCACGGCGGTTACGCGCCCTATCGCAAGGCGCTGCTGCAACACGGTGTGCGGCTGTTCGAGTTGCGGCGCCAACCCGGGGATACGGGAGGCAGCAGCCCTCACCTGTTCTACAGCAAGTCCTATGGTGAATCGGACTCGAGCCTACACAGCAAGGCGATCATTTTTGACCGACAGAAATCGTTCATCGGCTCATTCAATTTCGACCCACGCTCAGTGCTGTGGAACACCGAGGTTGGCGTGTTGGTGGACAGCCCCGAACTCGCCGACCAGGTCCGTGAACTGGCCTTGCAGGGCATGGCACCGGCTCTGAGCTACCAGGCGCGACTGGAAGATGGAAAGCTCGTCTGGACCACCGAAGACAACGGCAAACTCCATGACCTGGACCGCGAACCCGGTAGCTGGTGGCGCCGGTTCAATGCCTGGTTTGCGACGACTGTGGGGTTGGAAAAAATGTTGTAA
- the rpmG gene encoding 50S ribosomal protein L33 encodes MRELIRLISSAGTGHFYTTDKNKRTTPDKIEIKKYDPVVRKHVIYKEGKIK; translated from the coding sequence ATGCGTGAATTGATTCGTTTGATCTCGAGCGCCGGTACTGGTCACTTCTACACTACCGACAAGAACAAGCGTACTACCCCGGACAAAATCGAGATCAAGAAATATGATCCGGTTGTTCGCAAGCACGTGATCTACAAGGAAGGCAAAATCAAGTAA
- the radC gene encoding RadC family protein: MSIRDWPVAERPRERLLASGAGSLSDAELLAIFLRTGVSGKSAVDLARQLLTQFGSLRALLEADQITFSSHMGLGPAKFAQLQAAQEMSRRHLAERARQRTTLESPGIVREYLKSMLRHEPHEVFGCLFLNSRHQVLGFETLFRGSIDNASVHPRQVVKRALAHNAAALILCHNHPSGSTEPSQADRLLTERLQEALELIDVRVLDHFIVGDGEPLSMAEYGWM; the protein is encoded by the coding sequence ATGAGTATTCGGGATTGGCCCGTGGCCGAGCGGCCGCGGGAGAGGTTGTTGGCATCGGGGGCGGGAAGTCTTTCGGACGCCGAATTACTGGCGATTTTCTTGCGCACCGGCGTGTCGGGTAAAAGCGCGGTGGATCTGGCGCGACAACTGTTGACTCAATTTGGCAGCCTGCGCGCGCTGCTTGAAGCCGACCAGATCACGTTCAGCAGCCATATGGGCCTGGGACCGGCGAAATTCGCGCAGTTGCAGGCGGCACAGGAGATGAGCCGGCGGCATCTGGCCGAACGGGCGCGGCAAAGAACGACATTGGAAAGCCCGGGGATCGTCCGTGAGTACCTGAAATCGATGCTGCGCCACGAGCCCCACGAAGTGTTTGGCTGCCTGTTTCTCAATTCCAGGCATCAGGTGCTGGGCTTCGAGACGCTGTTTCGCGGCTCCATCGACAACGCCAGCGTGCATCCCCGGCAAGTGGTCAAGCGCGCCCTGGCCCACAACGCCGCCGCGCTGATCCTGTGCCACAACCATCCCTCCGGCAGCACCGAGCCCAGCCAGGCCGACCGGTTGCTCACCGAGCGGCTTCAAGAGGCGCTGGAGCTGATTGACGTGCGGGTGCTCGATCACTTCATCGTCGGTGATGGGGAGCCGCTGTCGATGGCGGAGTATGGGTGGATGTGA
- a CDS encoding cupin domain-containing protein, with protein MSIEDIVDFNQASTVADRYRPEPAKVLKGDPEQAVFNHYNSPCGQMNAGVWEGAVGQWMVNYTEHEYCEIVQGVSVLRDNDGNAKTLRAGDRFVIPAGFKGTWEVLEPCRKIYVVFEQKA; from the coding sequence ATGAGCATCGAGGACATCGTCGACTTCAACCAGGCCAGCACCGTCGCCGATCGCTATCGCCCGGAGCCGGCGAAGGTTCTCAAGGGCGATCCCGAACAAGCCGTGTTCAACCACTACAACAGCCCCTGCGGGCAAATGAATGCCGGGGTCTGGGAAGGCGCGGTCGGCCAGTGGATGGTCAACTACACCGAGCATGAATACTGCGAGATCGTCCAGGGCGTTTCCGTGTTGCGGGACAATGACGGCAATGCCAAGACACTTCGCGCAGGCGACCGCTTCGTGATTCCAGCGGGCTTCAAGGGCACCTGGGAAGTGCTGGAGCCGTGCCGCAAGATCTATGTGGTGTTTGAGCAGAAGGCTTGA
- the coaBC gene encoding bifunctional phosphopantothenoylcysteine decarboxylase/phosphopantothenate--cysteine ligase CoaBC produces the protein MQRLYRKRIVLGVGGGIAAYKSAELVRRLIDQGAEVRVVMTRGGSEFITPLTMQALSGHPVHLDLLDPAAEAAMGHIELAKWADLVLIAPATADLIARLAQGIANDLLTTLVLATDAVVAVAPAMNQAMWRDPATQANLQLLESRDLKVFGPASGSQACGDVGMGRMLEATDLAQCAADCFQRHALTGKHVLITAGPTQENIDPVRYITNHSSGKMGFALAEAAVEAGARVTLITGPVHLPTPDRVTRIDVVSARDMLAACEAAIPCDLFIASAAVADYRPEVIAPQKLKKDPTSGDGLLLQMVRNPDILATIATRPDRPFSVGFAAETENLLDYAARKLKDKNLDLIVANDVANPSIGFNSEENACSVIDRQLHATLFAQTSKGKIARQLITFIAERLNQV, from the coding sequence ATGCAGCGGCTGTATCGGAAACGCATCGTTCTGGGCGTCGGCGGCGGCATTGCCGCCTACAAGAGCGCCGAACTGGTTCGCCGACTCATCGACCAGGGCGCGGAAGTGCGCGTCGTCATGACCCGTGGCGGCAGTGAATTCATTACCCCGCTGACCATGCAGGCCCTGTCCGGGCACCCGGTCCACCTGGATCTGCTCGACCCGGCGGCCGAAGCCGCCATGGGCCATATCGAACTGGCCAAGTGGGCCGACCTGGTGCTGATCGCCCCGGCGACGGCCGACCTCATTGCCCGCCTGGCCCAGGGCATCGCCAATGACCTGCTGACCACCCTGGTGCTCGCCACCGACGCCGTGGTCGCCGTGGCACCGGCCATGAACCAGGCCATGTGGCGCGATCCGGCCACCCAGGCCAACCTGCAACTGCTCGAAAGCCGCGACCTGAAAGTCTTTGGCCCGGCCTCCGGCAGCCAGGCCTGCGGTGATGTCGGCATGGGCCGCATGCTCGAAGCCACCGACCTGGCCCAATGTGCCGCCGACTGCTTCCAGCGCCACGCCCTGACCGGCAAGCACGTGTTGATCACCGCCGGACCGACCCAGGAAAACATCGACCCGGTGCGCTACATCACCAACCACAGCTCCGGCAAAATGGGCTTCGCCCTGGCCGAGGCCGCGGTGGAAGCCGGCGCCCGGGTGACGTTGATCACCGGCCCCGTGCACCTGCCGACGCCAGATCGGGTGACCCGCATCGACGTGGTCAGCGCCCGGGACATGCTCGCGGCTTGCGAAGCAGCCATCCCCTGCGACCTGTTCATCGCCTCGGCAGCGGTAGCGGACTACCGCCCTGAAGTCATCGCCCCGCAAAAATTGAAGAAAGACCCTACGAGCGGCGACGGCCTGTTATTACAAATGGTCCGCAACCCGGACATCCTGGCCACCATCGCCACCCGTCCCGACCGCCCCTTCAGTGTCGGCTTCGCCGCCGAGACCGAAAACCTGCTCGATTACGCCGCGCGCAAGCTCAAGGACAAGAACCTGGACTTGATCGTCGCCAACGACGTCGCCAACCCGAGCATCGGCTTCAACAGCGAAGAAAACGCCTGCAGCGTGATCGACCGCCAGTTGCACGCCACCCTTTTCGCCCAGACCAGCAAGGGCAAGATTGCCCGCCAACTGATCACTTTCATCGCCGAACGGCTGAACCAGGTTTAA
- a CDS encoding MFS transporter — MRWATYFAVLASVLSVGLALGVSMPLVSLRLEGWGYGSFAIGVMAAMPAVGVLLGAKVSSRLAARFGTATLMRLCLWGGAVSIGLLALLPSYPVWLVLRLVIGVVLTLVFILGESWINQLVVEQWRGRLVALYGASYALSQLSGPLLLGALGTVHDYGFWVGVGLLLVAPLLLLGRSGAPTSEAGSVTFGDLWAFCRGLPAIAWAVSLFAAFEAMILTLLPVYCLRQGFSADIALAMVSTVVVGDALLQLPIGALADHVSRRALLTGCAVALTLSSLAVPLLIDTVLIWPLWVLFGASAGGLFTLSLILIGERYRDDALVRANAHIAQLWGIGCLIGPLVAGAGSQWISGHALPLFMAAGAFGLVILLLRQGAFGATQPA; from the coding sequence ATGCGTTGGGCGACTTATTTCGCCGTGTTGGCCTCTGTCCTGAGCGTCGGCCTTGCCCTGGGGGTAAGCATGCCGCTGGTGTCGCTGCGCCTGGAAGGCTGGGGTTATGGTTCGTTCGCCATTGGCGTGATGGCGGCCATGCCCGCCGTTGGGGTGTTGCTCGGGGCCAAGGTGTCGAGTCGTCTGGCGGCGCGGTTTGGGACGGCGACGTTGATGCGCCTGTGCCTGTGGGGCGGGGCGGTGTCCATCGGATTGTTGGCGCTGTTGCCCAGTTACCCGGTCTGGCTGGTGCTGCGGCTGGTGATCGGGGTGGTCCTGACCCTGGTGTTCATCCTCGGCGAGAGCTGGATCAATCAACTGGTGGTCGAACAATGGCGCGGGCGGCTGGTAGCGCTGTATGGCGCCAGTTATGCCCTCAGCCAACTGTCCGGCCCGCTGTTGCTCGGTGCGCTGGGTACCGTTCACGACTATGGATTCTGGGTGGGCGTCGGCTTGCTGCTGGTGGCGCCCTTGTTGTTGCTCGGTCGCAGCGGCGCGCCTACCAGTGAAGCGGGTAGCGTTACTTTTGGCGATCTATGGGCATTTTGCCGAGGTCTGCCGGCGATCGCCTGGGCGGTGTCGTTGTTCGCGGCTTTCGAGGCGATGATCCTGACGTTGTTGCCGGTGTATTGCCTGCGCCAGGGCTTCAGTGCCGACATCGCGCTTGCGATGGTCAGCACCGTGGTGGTCGGTGATGCCTTGCTGCAACTGCCCATTGGCGCCCTGGCCGATCATGTGTCCCGGCGAGCCTTGCTCACGGGCTGCGCGGTGGCGCTGACCTTGTCGAGCCTGGCGGTTCCGTTGTTGATCGATACCGTACTGATCTGGCCGCTATGGGTGCTGTTCGGTGCCAGCGCGGGTGGCTTGTTCACCTTGTCGTTGATCCTGATTGGTGAGCGTTACCGCGACGATGCGTTGGTGCGGGCCAACGCCCATATTGCCCAGCTGTGGGGAATCGGTTGCCTGATCGGTCCCTTGGTGGCGGGAGCTGGCAGTCAGTGGATCAGCGGGCATGCGCTGCCGTTGTTCATGGCGGCTGGGGCGTTTGGACTGGTGATTCTGTTGTTGCGCCAAGGTGCGTTCGGGGCTACGCAGCCTGCCTGA
- the argB gene encoding acetylglutamate kinase: MTLEREAATNTAKVLSEALPYIRRYVGKTLVIKYGGNAMESEELKTGFARDIVLMKAVGINPVVVHGGGPQIGDLLKRLAIESHFIDGMRVTDAQTMDVVEMVLGGQVNKDIVNLINRHGGSAIGLTGKDAELIRAKKLTVTRQTPEMTQPEIIDIGQVGEVVGINTDLLNLLVKGDFIPVIAPIGVGANGESYNINADLVAGKVAEALKAEKLMLLTNIAGLMDKSGKVLTGLSTQQVDDLIADGTIYGGMLPKIRCALEAVQGGVGSSLIIDGRVPNAILLEIFTDTGVGTLISNRKRN, encoded by the coding sequence ATGACCCTCGAACGCGAAGCCGCCACCAACACCGCCAAGGTCCTGTCCGAAGCGTTGCCTTATATCCGACGCTACGTCGGCAAGACCCTGGTGATCAAATATGGCGGCAACGCGATGGAAAGCGAGGAGCTGAAGACCGGCTTCGCCCGCGACATCGTGCTGATGAAGGCCGTGGGCATCAACCCGGTGGTGGTGCATGGCGGCGGCCCGCAGATCGGCGACCTGCTCAAGCGCCTGGCGATCGAAAGCCACTTCATCGATGGCATGCGCGTCACCGACGCGCAGACCATGGACGTGGTGGAAATGGTCCTCGGCGGCCAGGTGAACAAGGACATCGTCAACCTGATCAATCGCCATGGCGGCAGCGCCATCGGCCTGACCGGCAAGGACGCCGAGCTGATCCGGGCGAAGAAACTCACCGTCACCCGCCAGACGCCGGAAATGACCCAGCCGGAAATCATCGACATCGGCCAGGTAGGCGAAGTGGTCGGGATCAATACCGACCTGCTGAACCTGCTGGTCAAGGGCGACTTCATCCCGGTGATCGCGCCTATCGGCGTGGGCGCCAACGGTGAGTCGTACAACATCAACGCCGACCTGGTGGCCGGCAAGGTCGCCGAAGCACTGAAAGCTGAAAAGCTGATGCTGCTGACCAACATCGCCGGCCTGATGGACAAGTCGGGCAAGGTCCTGACCGGTCTGTCGACCCAACAGGTCGACGATCTGATCGCGGACGGCACCATCTACGGTGGCATGTTGCCGAAGATCCGTTGCGCGCTGGAAGCGGTGCAAGGCGGCGTCGGCAGCTCGCTGATCATCGACGGCCGAGTGCCGAATGCGATCCTGCTGGAGATCTTCACCGATACCGGTGTGGGTACGTTGATCAGTAATCGCAAGCGCAACTGA
- a CDS encoding ABC transporter substrate-binding protein, with the protein MRLAALSLLLAPLLISPLAQAAALSVCTEASPEGFDVVQYNSLTTTNASADVLMNRLVDFDAASGKLVPSLAEHWDVSPDGLTYVFKLHPKVRFHQTDYFTPHRDLSAEDVKFSFERMLDPANPWHKVAQSGFPHAQSMQLPALIKKIDALDPLTVRFTLDHADSTFLATLSMGFASIYSAEYADQLMKAGTPEKLNNQPIGTGPFIFNRFQKDASIRYKANNDYFAGKPQVDPLIFAITPDANVRLQKLRRNECQIALSPKPLDVQAARQEPTLKVEQTDAFMTAFVAINSQHPPLDKPEVRQAINLAFDKASYLKAVFEGTAEAANGPYPPNTWSYAKNLPGYAHDAAKARELLAKAGLKEGFQTTIWTRPSGSLLNPNPSLGAQLLQSDLAEIGIQAEIRVIEWGELIRRAKAGEHDLLFMGWAGDNGDPDNFLTPQFSCAAVKSGTNFARYCNQDLDKLISAGKTTGEQGVRTKLYEQAQAQIQQQALWLPLAHPTAFALVRKDLQGYAVSPFGRQDYSKVSLK; encoded by the coding sequence ATGCGCCTCGCTGCCCTATCACTGTTGCTCGCCCCTCTGTTGATCAGTCCGTTGGCCCAGGCTGCCGCCCTGAGCGTCTGCACTGAGGCCAGCCCGGAGGGATTCGATGTCGTCCAATACAACTCACTGACGACTACCAACGCCTCCGCCGACGTACTGATGAACCGACTGGTGGATTTCGACGCCGCCAGCGGCAAGCTGGTCCCCAGCCTGGCCGAGCACTGGGACGTCTCGCCCGACGGGTTGACCTATGTGTTCAAGCTGCATCCAAAGGTCAGGTTCCACCAGACCGACTACTTCACGCCCCATCGCGACCTGAGCGCCGAAGACGTGAAGTTCAGCTTCGAGCGCATGCTGGACCCTGCCAACCCCTGGCATAAAGTCGCCCAGAGCGGCTTCCCGCATGCCCAATCCATGCAACTGCCGGCGCTGATCAAGAAAATCGACGCCCTGGACCCGCTGACCGTGCGCTTTACCCTCGATCACGCGGATTCCACTTTCCTGGCCACCCTGAGCATGGGCTTCGCCTCGATCTATTCGGCTGAATATGCCGATCAACTGATGAAGGCTGGCACCCCGGAAAAACTCAACAACCAACCCATCGGCACCGGCCCGTTCATTTTCAACCGGTTCCAGAAGGACGCCTCGATTCGCTACAAGGCCAACAACGATTATTTTGCCGGCAAGCCCCAGGTCGACCCGCTGATCTTCGCCATTACGCCGGATGCTAACGTGCGCCTGCAGAAACTGCGGCGCAACGAATGCCAGATCGCCCTGTCGCCCAAGCCGCTAGACGTGCAGGCCGCACGACAGGAACCGACCCTGAAGGTCGAGCAGACCGACGCCTTCATGACCGCTTTCGTGGCAATCAACAGCCAGCATCCCCCCCTGGACAAGCCCGAGGTGCGCCAGGCCATCAACCTCGCCTTCGACAAGGCCAGCTATCTCAAGGCCGTCTTCGAAGGCACCGCCGAAGCGGCCAACGGCCCCTATCCGCCGAACACCTGGAGTTACGCCAAGAACCTGCCCGGCTATGCCCATGACGCGGCCAAGGCCCGCGAGCTGCTGGCCAAGGCCGGCTTGAAGGAAGGGTTCCAGACCACAATCTGGACCCGTCCTTCCGGCAGCCTGCTGAACCCCAACCCCAGCCTCGGCGCGCAACTGCTGCAATCCGACCTGGCGGAAATCGGCATCCAGGCCGAGATCCGGGTGATCGAATGGGGTGAGCTGATCCGTCGCGCCAAGGCCGGCGAGCATGACCTGCTGTTCATGGGCTGGGCCGGCGACAACGGCGACCCGGACAACTTCCTGACGCCGCAGTTTTCCTGCGCGGCGGTCAAGTCCGGCACCAACTTCGCCCGTTATTGCAACCAGGACCTGGACAAGCTGATCAGCGCCGGCAAGACCACCGGCGAACAGGGCGTGCGCACCAAGCTCTATGAGCAGGCCCAGGCACAGATCCAGCAACAGGCCCTGTGGCTACCGCTGGCGCACCCGACCGCGTTCGCCCTGGTCCGCAAGGACCTGCAGGGTTATGCGGTCAGCCCGTTTGGGCGCCAGGATTATTCGAAGGTCAGCCTCAAGTAA
- the rpmB gene encoding 50S ribosomal protein L28: MSRVCQVTGKGPVTGNNISHANNKTRRRFLPNLQHHRFWVEEEKRFVRLRVSAKGMRIIDKRGISVVLAELRRDGKV; the protein is encoded by the coding sequence ATGTCTAGAGTCTGTCAAGTTACCGGTAAGGGTCCGGTGACTGGGAATAACATTTCCCACGCAAACAACAAAACCCGTCGTCGTTTCCTGCCGAACCTGCAGCATCACCGCTTCTGGGTTGAAGAAGAGAAACGTTTTGTGCGTCTGCGCGTATCTGCCAAGGGCATGCGTATCATCGACAAGCGTGGCATCAGTGTCGTGCTGGCCGAACTTCGTCGCGATGGCAAGGTTTAA
- a CDS encoding aldehyde dehydrogenase, translating into MTTLTRADWEQRARDLTIEGRAFINGEYTNAVSGETFDCLSPVDGRLLGKVASCDAADAQRAVENARAVFNSGVWSRLAPSKRKATMIRFAGLLKQHVEELALLETLDMGKPISDSLNIDVPGAAQALSWSGEAIDKLYDEVASTPHDQLGLVTREPVGVVGAIVPWNFPLLMACWKLGPALSTGNSVVLKPSEKSPLTAIRIAALAVEAGIPKGVLNVLPGYGHTVGKALALHMDVDTLVFTGSTKIAKQLMIYSGESNMKRIWLEAGGKSPNIVFADAPDLQAAAEAAASAIAFNQGEVCTAGSRLLVDRSIKDTFLPLVIEALKGWKPGNPLDPATTVGALVDTQQMNTVLSYIEAGHSDGAKLVAGGKRILEESGGTYVEPTIFDGVSNAMKIAQEEIFGPVLSVIAFDTAEEAIQIANDTPYGLAAAVWTRDISKAHLTAKALRAGSVWVNQYDGGDMTAPFGGFKQSGNGRDKSLHAFDKYTELKSTWIKL; encoded by the coding sequence ATGACCACCCTGACTCGTGCTGACTGGGAGCAACGCGCCCGCGATCTGACCATCGAAGGTCGCGCCTTCATCAACGGCGAATACACCAATGCGGTGTCCGGCGAAACCTTCGATTGCCTTAGCCCGGTTGACGGCCGCTTGTTGGGCAAAGTCGCCAGCTGCGATGCTGCCGACGCCCAGCGTGCCGTCGAAAACGCTCGTGCGGTGTTCAATTCCGGCGTCTGGTCGCGCCTGGCGCCGAGCAAACGCAAAGCCACCATGATTCGTTTCGCCGGCCTGCTCAAGCAGCACGTCGAAGAGCTGGCCCTGCTCGAAACCCTGGACATGGGCAAACCGATCAGCGACTCCCTGAACATCGATGTGCCCGGCGCGGCACAAGCGTTGAGCTGGAGCGGTGAAGCCATCGACAAGCTCTACGACGAAGTGGCGTCGACCCCGCACGACCAGCTGGGCTTGGTCACCCGCGAGCCCGTCGGTGTGGTGGGCGCTATAGTACCGTGGAACTTTCCGCTGTTGATGGCCTGCTGGAAGCTCGGTCCGGCCTTGTCCACCGGTAACTCGGTGGTACTCAAGCCGTCGGAAAAGTCCCCGTTGACTGCCATCCGCATCGCCGCACTGGCCGTCGAAGCCGGGATTCCGAAAGGCGTGCTCAATGTGCTGCCAGGCTACGGCCACACGGTCGGCAAGGCCCTGGCCCTGCATATGGATGTCGACACGCTGGTGTTCACCGGCTCCACCAAGATCGCCAAGCAACTGATGATCTACTCCGGCGAATCCAACATGAAGCGCATCTGGCTGGAGGCCGGCGGCAAGAGCCCGAATATCGTGTTCGCCGACGCGCCGGACCTTCAGGCCGCCGCCGAAGCCGCGGCCAGCGCCATTGCGTTCAACCAGGGCGAAGTCTGCACCGCCGGCTCGCGACTGCTGGTGGATCGCTCCATCAAGGACACCTTCCTGCCGCTGGTGATCGAGGCCCTCAAGGGCTGGAAGCCGGGCAACCCGCTGGACCCGGCGACGACTGTCGGTGCCTTGGTCGATACCCAGCAGATGAATACCGTGTTGTCCTACATCGAAGCCGGGCACAGCGACGGCGCCAAGCTGGTGGCCGGTGGCAAGCGGATTCTTGAGGAGAGCGGTGGTACGTATGTCGAGCCGACGATTTTCGATGGCGTGAGCAACGCGATGAAAATTGCCCAGGAAGAGATTTTCGGTCCGGTGTTGTCGGTGATCGCCTTTGATACCGCCGAAGAAGCCATCCAGATTGCCAACGACACGCCGTATGGCCTAGCGGCGGCGGTATGGACTCGGGATATCTCCAAGGCCCACCTGACCGCCAAGGCCTTGCGCGCCGGCAGCGTGTGGGTGAACCAGTACGACGGCGGCGATATGACCGCGCCGTTCGGTGGCTTCAAGCAGTCGGGTAACGGCCGCGACAAGTCGCTGCACGCTTTTGACAAATACACCGAGCTGAAGTCGACCTGGATCAAGCTGTAA